In the Chelonoidis abingdonii isolate Lonesome George chromosome 13, CheloAbing_2.0, whole genome shotgun sequence genome, one interval contains:
- the LOC116822896 gene encoding uncharacterized protein LOC116822896 isoform X4, translating to MQAQQHRALVLEPKILVLSHNIPSRLFQQWSYKVLAVPSRHLGYDTSREEPIETITGECLAMLLKLGMHLLKYPKSPLNLPDAVLEEVSNLIIPQDTIYHLLECRELLSPAQFLQAYDSPLNVVMDSGHMFGSDNPYAVARVASAWEGEAGRCELVNEKDLGPMDAWGMAEIGGVQATAQALLQPTAGHAVLRAWLISAHDRGEHPRAARESGQRSLRLTSGMMGSDGQMGLTVIIWGLTSHWLSACDTRTALTELWYCRERERERERESVCVCV from the exons ATGCAGGCCCAGCAGCACAG GGCCCTCGTTCTGGAGCCCAAGATCCTGGTGCTGTCCCACAACATTCCCTCCCGGCTATTCCAGCAGTGGAGCTACAAGGTGCTGGCTGTGCCCAGCAGGCACCTGGGCTACGACACCTCGCGTGAGGAGCCAATTGAGACCATCACTGGCGAGTGCCTGGCGATGCTCCTGAAACTGGGGATGCACCTGCTGAAATACCCCAAG AGCCCCCTAAACCTCCCTGATGCCGTTCTGGAGGAGGTCTCCAACTTAATTATTCCCCAGGACACCATCTACCACCTCCTGGAGTGCCGGGAGCTCCTGAGCCCTGCGCAGTTCCTGCAGGCCTACGATTCTCCCTTGAACGTCGTCATGGACTCAG GGCACATGTTTGGAAGTGACAACCCGTATGCTGT AGCGCGTGTGGCCAGTGCCTGGGAAGGTGAAGCTGGACGCTGTGAGCTCGTGAATGAAAAGGACTTGGGGCCCATGGATGCGTGGGGCATGGCTGAGATTGGAGGGGTGCAGGCAACAGCCCAGGCACTGCTCCAGCCCACAGCTGGTCATGCAGTGCTCAGGGCGTGGCTGATCTCGGCCCATGATCGTGGGGAACATCCAAGAGCAGCACGGGAGAGCGGCCAGAGGAGCCTGCGTCTCACCAGTGGAATGATGGGCTCAGATGGACAAATGGGTTTAACTGTAATTATATGGGGATTAACTAGCCACTGGTTATCTGCCTGTGATACACGTACAGCGCTCACTGAGCTCTGgtactgcagagagagagagagagagagagagagagagagtgtgtgtgtgtgtgtgtaa